From Scylla paramamosain isolate STU-SP2022 unplaced genomic scaffold, ASM3559412v1 Contig3, whole genome shotgun sequence, a single genomic window includes:
- the LOC135096316 gene encoding glycerophosphocholine phosphodiesterase GPCPD1-like isoform X2, which translates to MIESREWVFRVSCCVDPEETVCVVGNSESLGAWQSQHMVPLTREHPVVEEGGESVWSTCLQVPLTGVEYRYCVCIVLEPRPGLHERTLVIRRWETNLLPRRLRDGVTCPADPQAEKFGSFGGYERVDQGWLVKDSVVQLRLCSSALYNDPVMLFKKKYQDKKFSLQNVRLGVDCASVVRVKVTPVELDASTPQEPSVNGGIEESTDFDLSNLRLNTKPIWPIMEVAVMKEDACEFKTQEQFGVVCNNGDYVVFQCRMLMPESNMFLCDFYVEEGDEIPKYLGCSYILPSNLKENYGVATLPITSPKHAPVGQLTVHYMVVCPMDYGGDMSVSYARHWKDSWKGLEVGHRGAGNSYHSEPKSCANIRENTVASLKYAAEKGADMVEFDVQLSKDLVPVIYHDFHACIALKRKKEQDKTDLLEIPIKDLTLQQLQALKDVRHLTEGVPGDILSYCDQEDLVYHKKEKGLSKFQDEDFEDHQPFPTLQKALEVVPHTCGFNVEVKWTMQMRDGTYELQHPFELNHFLDLIIKMILEHSDKRKIVFSCFHPDICTMLRLKQNRYPVMFLTQGVSEVWPPYEDQRTNSVQQAILYAVNADILGINVHTEDLMRDPSQITAAMEHNLIVFCWGDHNNDQENIKFLKKVGLHGIIYDKIDVYNTKDKKESIFLCEERAAADELVRGEEEKKKEEEEEVAAAAAAAANLAPSAARVMQGGGGESAIDRHQY; encoded by the exons ATGATTGAAAGTAGAGAGTGGGTCTTCCGAGTTTCCTGTTGTGTGGACCCTGAGGAGaca gTATGCGTGGTGGGGAACAGCGAGTCTCTAGGGGCGTGGCAATCCCAGCACATGGTCCCACTCACAAGGGAGCACccagtggtggaggaaggaggggagtctGTTTGGTCTACCTGCCTTCAAGTCCCGCTGACTGGG GTTGAATACCGGTACTGTGTCTGTATTGTTCTGGAACCGCGACCTGGACTACATGAAAGAACTTTGGTGATTCGACGCTGGGAGACCAACCTCCTACCTCGCCGGCTGAGGGATGGag TGACCTGCCCAGCTGACCCACAGGCGGAGAAGTTCGGATCTTTTGGTGGATATGAGCGAGTGGATCAGGGGTGGTTAGTGAAGGATTCCGTGGTGCAGCTCAGGTTGTGCTCCTCCGCTCTGTACAATGACCCTGTTATGCTGTTCAAGAAGAAGTACCAGGATAAGAAG TTCTCGCTACAGAATGTTCGGCTCGGCGTTGATTGTGCGAGTGTG GTGAGGGTCAAAGTAACCCCTGTGGAACTTGACGCCAGCACGCCCCAGGAACCTTCAGTCAATGGTGGGATAGAGGAAAGCACAGATTTTGATTTGTCTAACCTGCGACTCAACACCAAACCTATCTGGCCCATCATGGAGGTTGCG GTGATGAAGGAAGACGCGTGTGAATTTAAAACGCAGGAGCAGTTTGGTGTAGTGTGCAACAATGGCGATTACGTGGTTTTCCAGTGCCGAATGTTGATGCCGGAGAGCAAT atGTTCCTGTGTGATTTTTACGTGGAAGAGGGTGATGAAATACCCAAATACCTCGGCTGTTCGTATATTCTTCCGTCAAATCTGAAAGAAAACTATGGGGTTGCTACTTTGCCCATCACATCTCCTAAACATGCCCCGGTTGGCCagctgacag tTCACTACATGGTGGTTTGCCCTATGGACTATGGCGGGGATATGAGTGTGTCCTATGCGCGTCACTGGAAGGACAGCTGGAAGGGCCTGGAGGTGGGACATCGAGGTGCTGGAAATTCATACCATTCTGAGCCCAAAAG CTGTGCCAACATCCGGGAGAACACAGTGGCTTCCCTCAAGTATGCAGCAGAAAAGGGTGCGGACATGGTTGAATTTGACGTGCAGCTAAGCAAAGATCTCGTCCCTGTTATTTATCACGATTTCCATGCTTGTATTGCGctcaagaggaagaaagaacaagacaagaCTGACTTGCTGGAGATTCCCATTAAGGATTTGACGCTTCAGCAGTTGCAGGCACTTAAG GATGTGCGTCACCTAACTGAGGGGGTCCCCGGCGATATTCTCTCTTACTGTGACCAAGAGGATCTG GTGTACCACAAGAAGGAGAAAGGCTTGAGTAAATTCCAGGATGAGGACTTTGAGGATCACCAGCCCTTCCCCACTCTGCAGAAGGCCCTGGAGGTGGTGCCCCATACCTGTGGGTTCAATGTGGAGGTGAAGTGGACAATGCAGATGAGAGATGGGACGTATGAACTTCAGCACCCGTTTGAACTTAATCATTTCCTCGATTTGATTATTAAG ATGATACTGGAGCACTCCGACAAGAGGAAGATTGTGTTTTCCTGCTTCCACCCCGATATCTGCACAATGCTGAGGCTGAAGCAGAACAGATACCCGGTTATGTTCCTTACTCAGGGCGTCTCCGAGGTCTGGCCACCCTACGAGGACCAGAGGACGAACAGTGTACAGCAAGCTATTCTCTATGCTGTCAATGCTGATATTCTG GGTATCAACGTGCACACAGAGGACTTGATGCGTGACCCCAGCCAGATTACTGCGGCCATGGAACACAACCTGATCGTGTTTTGCTGGGGCGACCACAACAACGACCAGGAAAATATCAAGTTTCTCAAGAAGGTCGGACTCCACGGCATCATTTACGACAA aATTGACGTCTACAACAcaaaggacaagaaagaaagtaTATTCCTGTGTGAAGAGCGAGCAGCAGCCGATGAGTTGGTCcgcggggaagaggagaagaagaaggaggaggaagaggaggtggctgctgctgctgctgctgctgctaacctGGCCCCCTCTGCTGCCCGGGTGATGCAAGGGGGGGGCGGGGAGAG tGCTATAGACAGACATCAGTACTAA
- the LOC135096316 gene encoding glycerophosphocholine phosphodiesterase GPCPD1-like isoform X3, with amino-acid sequence MIESREWVFRVSCCVDPEETVCVVGNSESLGAWQSQHMVPLTREHPVVEEGGESVWSTCLQVPLTGVEYRYCVCIVLEPRPGLHERTLVIRRWETNLLPRRLRDGVTCPADPQAEKFGSFGGYERVDQGWLVKDSVVQLRLCSSALYNDPVMLFKKKYQDKKFSLQNVRLGVDCASVVRVKVTPVELDASTPQEPSVNGGIEESTDFDLSNLRLNTKPIWPIMEVAVMKEDACEFKTQEQFGVVCNNGDYVVFQCRMLMPESNMFLCDFYVEEGDEIPKYLGCSYILPSNLKENYGVATLPITSPKHAPVGQLTVHYMVVCPMDYGGDMSVSYARHWKDSWKGLEVGHRGAGNSYHSEPKSCANIRENTVASLKYAAEKGADMVEFDVQLSKDLVPVIYHDFHACIALKRKKEQDKTDLLEIPIKDLTLQQLQALKDVRHLTEGVPGDILSYCDQEDLVYHKKEKGLSKFQDEDFEDHQPFPTLQKALEVVPHTCGFNVEVKWTMQMRDGTYELQHPFELNHFLDLIIKMILEHSDKRKIVFSCFHPDICTMLRLKQNRYPVMFLTQGVSEVWPPYEDQRTNSVQQAILYAVNADILGINVHTEDLMRDPSQITAAMEHNLIVFCWGDHNNDQENIKFLKKVGLHGIIYDKIDVYNTKDKKESIFLCEERAAADELVRGEEEKKKEEEEEVAAAAAAAANLAPSAARVMQGGGGERSAYTVL; translated from the exons ATGATTGAAAGTAGAGAGTGGGTCTTCCGAGTTTCCTGTTGTGTGGACCCTGAGGAGaca gTATGCGTGGTGGGGAACAGCGAGTCTCTAGGGGCGTGGCAATCCCAGCACATGGTCCCACTCACAAGGGAGCACccagtggtggaggaaggaggggagtctGTTTGGTCTACCTGCCTTCAAGTCCCGCTGACTGGG GTTGAATACCGGTACTGTGTCTGTATTGTTCTGGAACCGCGACCTGGACTACATGAAAGAACTTTGGTGATTCGACGCTGGGAGACCAACCTCCTACCTCGCCGGCTGAGGGATGGag TGACCTGCCCAGCTGACCCACAGGCGGAGAAGTTCGGATCTTTTGGTGGATATGAGCGAGTGGATCAGGGGTGGTTAGTGAAGGATTCCGTGGTGCAGCTCAGGTTGTGCTCCTCCGCTCTGTACAATGACCCTGTTATGCTGTTCAAGAAGAAGTACCAGGATAAGAAG TTCTCGCTACAGAATGTTCGGCTCGGCGTTGATTGTGCGAGTGTG GTGAGGGTCAAAGTAACCCCTGTGGAACTTGACGCCAGCACGCCCCAGGAACCTTCAGTCAATGGTGGGATAGAGGAAAGCACAGATTTTGATTTGTCTAACCTGCGACTCAACACCAAACCTATCTGGCCCATCATGGAGGTTGCG GTGATGAAGGAAGACGCGTGTGAATTTAAAACGCAGGAGCAGTTTGGTGTAGTGTGCAACAATGGCGATTACGTGGTTTTCCAGTGCCGAATGTTGATGCCGGAGAGCAAT atGTTCCTGTGTGATTTTTACGTGGAAGAGGGTGATGAAATACCCAAATACCTCGGCTGTTCGTATATTCTTCCGTCAAATCTGAAAGAAAACTATGGGGTTGCTACTTTGCCCATCACATCTCCTAAACATGCCCCGGTTGGCCagctgacag tTCACTACATGGTGGTTTGCCCTATGGACTATGGCGGGGATATGAGTGTGTCCTATGCGCGTCACTGGAAGGACAGCTGGAAGGGCCTGGAGGTGGGACATCGAGGTGCTGGAAATTCATACCATTCTGAGCCCAAAAG CTGTGCCAACATCCGGGAGAACACAGTGGCTTCCCTCAAGTATGCAGCAGAAAAGGGTGCGGACATGGTTGAATTTGACGTGCAGCTAAGCAAAGATCTCGTCCCTGTTATTTATCACGATTTCCATGCTTGTATTGCGctcaagaggaagaaagaacaagacaagaCTGACTTGCTGGAGATTCCCATTAAGGATTTGACGCTTCAGCAGTTGCAGGCACTTAAG GATGTGCGTCACCTAACTGAGGGGGTCCCCGGCGATATTCTCTCTTACTGTGACCAAGAGGATCTG GTGTACCACAAGAAGGAGAAAGGCTTGAGTAAATTCCAGGATGAGGACTTTGAGGATCACCAGCCCTTCCCCACTCTGCAGAAGGCCCTGGAGGTGGTGCCCCATACCTGTGGGTTCAATGTGGAGGTGAAGTGGACAATGCAGATGAGAGATGGGACGTATGAACTTCAGCACCCGTTTGAACTTAATCATTTCCTCGATTTGATTATTAAG ATGATACTGGAGCACTCCGACAAGAGGAAGATTGTGTTTTCCTGCTTCCACCCCGATATCTGCACAATGCTGAGGCTGAAGCAGAACAGATACCCGGTTATGTTCCTTACTCAGGGCGTCTCCGAGGTCTGGCCACCCTACGAGGACCAGAGGACGAACAGTGTACAGCAAGCTATTCTCTATGCTGTCAATGCTGATATTCTG GGTATCAACGTGCACACAGAGGACTTGATGCGTGACCCCAGCCAGATTACTGCGGCCATGGAACACAACCTGATCGTGTTTTGCTGGGGCGACCACAACAACGACCAGGAAAATATCAAGTTTCTCAAGAAGGTCGGACTCCACGGCATCATTTACGACAA aATTGACGTCTACAACAcaaaggacaagaaagaaagtaTATTCCTGTGTGAAGAGCGAGCAGCAGCCGATGAGTTGGTCcgcggggaagaggagaagaagaaggaggaggaagaggaggtggctgctgctgctgctgctgctgctaacctGGCCCCCTCTGCTGCCCGGGTGATGCAAGGGGGGGGCGGGGAGAGGTCAGCCTATACCG tGCTATAG
- the LOC135096316 gene encoding glycerophosphocholine phosphodiesterase GPCPD1-like isoform X1 gives MIESREWVFRVSCCVDPEETVCVVGNSESLGAWQSQHMVPLTREHPVVEEGGESVWSTCLQVPLTGVEYRYCVCIVLEPRPGLHERTLVIRRWETNLLPRRLRDGVTCPADPQAEKFGSFGGYERVDQGWLVKDSVVQLRLCSSALYNDPVMLFKKKYQDKKFSLQNVRLGVDCASVVRVKVTPVELDASTPQEPSVNGGIEESTDFDLSNLRLNTKPIWPIMEVAVMKEDACEFKTQEQFGVVCNNGDYVVFQCRMLMPESNMFLCDFYVEEGDEIPKYLGCSYILPSNLKENYGVATLPITSPKHAPVGQLTVHYMVVCPMDYGGDMSVSYARHWKDSWKGLEVGHRGAGNSYHSEPKSCANIRENTVASLKYAAEKGADMVEFDVQLSKDLVPVIYHDFHACIALKRKKEQDKTDLLEIPIKDLTLQQLQALKDVRHLTEGVPGDILSYCDQEDLVYHKKEKGLSKFQDEDFEDHQPFPTLQKALEVVPHTCGFNVEVKWTMQMRDGTYELQHPFELNHFLDLIIKMILEHSDKRKIVFSCFHPDICTMLRLKQNRYPVMFLTQGVSEVWPPYEDQRTNSVQQAILYAVNADILGINVHTEDLMRDPSQITAAMEHNLIVFCWGDHNNDQENIKFLKKVGLHGIIYDKIDVYNTKDKKESIFLCEERAAADELVRGEEEKKKEEEEEVAAAAAAAANLAPSAARVMQGGGGERSAYTGVCPLPTSFTGILSN, from the exons ATGATTGAAAGTAGAGAGTGGGTCTTCCGAGTTTCCTGTTGTGTGGACCCTGAGGAGaca gTATGCGTGGTGGGGAACAGCGAGTCTCTAGGGGCGTGGCAATCCCAGCACATGGTCCCACTCACAAGGGAGCACccagtggtggaggaaggaggggagtctGTTTGGTCTACCTGCCTTCAAGTCCCGCTGACTGGG GTTGAATACCGGTACTGTGTCTGTATTGTTCTGGAACCGCGACCTGGACTACATGAAAGAACTTTGGTGATTCGACGCTGGGAGACCAACCTCCTACCTCGCCGGCTGAGGGATGGag TGACCTGCCCAGCTGACCCACAGGCGGAGAAGTTCGGATCTTTTGGTGGATATGAGCGAGTGGATCAGGGGTGGTTAGTGAAGGATTCCGTGGTGCAGCTCAGGTTGTGCTCCTCCGCTCTGTACAATGACCCTGTTATGCTGTTCAAGAAGAAGTACCAGGATAAGAAG TTCTCGCTACAGAATGTTCGGCTCGGCGTTGATTGTGCGAGTGTG GTGAGGGTCAAAGTAACCCCTGTGGAACTTGACGCCAGCACGCCCCAGGAACCTTCAGTCAATGGTGGGATAGAGGAAAGCACAGATTTTGATTTGTCTAACCTGCGACTCAACACCAAACCTATCTGGCCCATCATGGAGGTTGCG GTGATGAAGGAAGACGCGTGTGAATTTAAAACGCAGGAGCAGTTTGGTGTAGTGTGCAACAATGGCGATTACGTGGTTTTCCAGTGCCGAATGTTGATGCCGGAGAGCAAT atGTTCCTGTGTGATTTTTACGTGGAAGAGGGTGATGAAATACCCAAATACCTCGGCTGTTCGTATATTCTTCCGTCAAATCTGAAAGAAAACTATGGGGTTGCTACTTTGCCCATCACATCTCCTAAACATGCCCCGGTTGGCCagctgacag tTCACTACATGGTGGTTTGCCCTATGGACTATGGCGGGGATATGAGTGTGTCCTATGCGCGTCACTGGAAGGACAGCTGGAAGGGCCTGGAGGTGGGACATCGAGGTGCTGGAAATTCATACCATTCTGAGCCCAAAAG CTGTGCCAACATCCGGGAGAACACAGTGGCTTCCCTCAAGTATGCAGCAGAAAAGGGTGCGGACATGGTTGAATTTGACGTGCAGCTAAGCAAAGATCTCGTCCCTGTTATTTATCACGATTTCCATGCTTGTATTGCGctcaagaggaagaaagaacaagacaagaCTGACTTGCTGGAGATTCCCATTAAGGATTTGACGCTTCAGCAGTTGCAGGCACTTAAG GATGTGCGTCACCTAACTGAGGGGGTCCCCGGCGATATTCTCTCTTACTGTGACCAAGAGGATCTG GTGTACCACAAGAAGGAGAAAGGCTTGAGTAAATTCCAGGATGAGGACTTTGAGGATCACCAGCCCTTCCCCACTCTGCAGAAGGCCCTGGAGGTGGTGCCCCATACCTGTGGGTTCAATGTGGAGGTGAAGTGGACAATGCAGATGAGAGATGGGACGTATGAACTTCAGCACCCGTTTGAACTTAATCATTTCCTCGATTTGATTATTAAG ATGATACTGGAGCACTCCGACAAGAGGAAGATTGTGTTTTCCTGCTTCCACCCCGATATCTGCACAATGCTGAGGCTGAAGCAGAACAGATACCCGGTTATGTTCCTTACTCAGGGCGTCTCCGAGGTCTGGCCACCCTACGAGGACCAGAGGACGAACAGTGTACAGCAAGCTATTCTCTATGCTGTCAATGCTGATATTCTG GGTATCAACGTGCACACAGAGGACTTGATGCGTGACCCCAGCCAGATTACTGCGGCCATGGAACACAACCTGATCGTGTTTTGCTGGGGCGACCACAACAACGACCAGGAAAATATCAAGTTTCTCAAGAAGGTCGGACTCCACGGCATCATTTACGACAA aATTGACGTCTACAACAcaaaggacaagaaagaaagtaTATTCCTGTGTGAAGAGCGAGCAGCAGCCGATGAGTTGGTCcgcggggaagaggagaagaagaaggaggaggaagaggaggtggctgctgctgctgctgctgctgctaacctGGCCCCCTCTGCTGCCCGGGTGATGCAAGGGGGGGGCGGGGAGAGGTCAGCCTATACCGGTGTGTGCCCTTTGCCTACGTCATTCACTGGTATATTgtcaaattag
- the LOC135096316 gene encoding glycerophosphocholine phosphodiesterase GPCPD1-like isoform X4, producing MIESREWVFRVSCCVDPEETVCVVGNSESLGAWQSQHMVPLTREHPVVEEGGESVWSTCLQVPLTGVEYRYCVCIVLEPRPGLHERTLVIRRWETNLLPRRLRDGVTCPADPQAEKFGSFGGYERVDQGWLVKDSVVQLRLCSSALYNDPVMLFKKKYQDKKVRVKVTPVELDASTPQEPSVNGGIEESTDFDLSNLRLNTKPIWPIMEVAVMKEDACEFKTQEQFGVVCNNGDYVVFQCRMLMPESNMFLCDFYVEEGDEIPKYLGCSYILPSNLKENYGVATLPITSPKHAPVGQLTVHYMVVCPMDYGGDMSVSYARHWKDSWKGLEVGHRGAGNSYHSEPKSCANIRENTVASLKYAAEKGADMVEFDVQLSKDLVPVIYHDFHACIALKRKKEQDKTDLLEIPIKDLTLQQLQALKVYHKKEKGLSKFQDEDFEDHQPFPTLQKALEVVPHTCGFNVEVKWTMQMRDGTYELQHPFELNHFLDLIIKMILEHSDKRKIVFSCFHPDICTMLRLKQNRYPVMFLTQGVSEVWPPYEDQRTNSVQQAILYAVNADILGINVHTEDLMRDPSQITAAMEHNLIVFCWGDHNNDQENIKFLKKVGLHGIIYDKIDVYNTKDKKESIFLCEERAAADELVRGEEEKKKEEEEEVAAAAAAAANLAPSAARVMQGGGGERSAYTGVCPLPTSFTGILSN from the exons ATGATTGAAAGTAGAGAGTGGGTCTTCCGAGTTTCCTGTTGTGTGGACCCTGAGGAGaca gTATGCGTGGTGGGGAACAGCGAGTCTCTAGGGGCGTGGCAATCCCAGCACATGGTCCCACTCACAAGGGAGCACccagtggtggaggaaggaggggagtctGTTTGGTCTACCTGCCTTCAAGTCCCGCTGACTGGG GTTGAATACCGGTACTGTGTCTGTATTGTTCTGGAACCGCGACCTGGACTACATGAAAGAACTTTGGTGATTCGACGCTGGGAGACCAACCTCCTACCTCGCCGGCTGAGGGATGGag TGACCTGCCCAGCTGACCCACAGGCGGAGAAGTTCGGATCTTTTGGTGGATATGAGCGAGTGGATCAGGGGTGGTTAGTGAAGGATTCCGTGGTGCAGCTCAGGTTGTGCTCCTCCGCTCTGTACAATGACCCTGTTATGCTGTTCAAGAAGAAGTACCAGGATAAGAAG GTGAGGGTCAAAGTAACCCCTGTGGAACTTGACGCCAGCACGCCCCAGGAACCTTCAGTCAATGGTGGGATAGAGGAAAGCACAGATTTTGATTTGTCTAACCTGCGACTCAACACCAAACCTATCTGGCCCATCATGGAGGTTGCG GTGATGAAGGAAGACGCGTGTGAATTTAAAACGCAGGAGCAGTTTGGTGTAGTGTGCAACAATGGCGATTACGTGGTTTTCCAGTGCCGAATGTTGATGCCGGAGAGCAAT atGTTCCTGTGTGATTTTTACGTGGAAGAGGGTGATGAAATACCCAAATACCTCGGCTGTTCGTATATTCTTCCGTCAAATCTGAAAGAAAACTATGGGGTTGCTACTTTGCCCATCACATCTCCTAAACATGCCCCGGTTGGCCagctgacag tTCACTACATGGTGGTTTGCCCTATGGACTATGGCGGGGATATGAGTGTGTCCTATGCGCGTCACTGGAAGGACAGCTGGAAGGGCCTGGAGGTGGGACATCGAGGTGCTGGAAATTCATACCATTCTGAGCCCAAAAG CTGTGCCAACATCCGGGAGAACACAGTGGCTTCCCTCAAGTATGCAGCAGAAAAGGGTGCGGACATGGTTGAATTTGACGTGCAGCTAAGCAAAGATCTCGTCCCTGTTATTTATCACGATTTCCATGCTTGTATTGCGctcaagaggaagaaagaacaagacaagaCTGACTTGCTGGAGATTCCCATTAAGGATTTGACGCTTCAGCAGTTGCAGGCACTTAAG GTGTACCACAAGAAGGAGAAAGGCTTGAGTAAATTCCAGGATGAGGACTTTGAGGATCACCAGCCCTTCCCCACTCTGCAGAAGGCCCTGGAGGTGGTGCCCCATACCTGTGGGTTCAATGTGGAGGTGAAGTGGACAATGCAGATGAGAGATGGGACGTATGAACTTCAGCACCCGTTTGAACTTAATCATTTCCTCGATTTGATTATTAAG ATGATACTGGAGCACTCCGACAAGAGGAAGATTGTGTTTTCCTGCTTCCACCCCGATATCTGCACAATGCTGAGGCTGAAGCAGAACAGATACCCGGTTATGTTCCTTACTCAGGGCGTCTCCGAGGTCTGGCCACCCTACGAGGACCAGAGGACGAACAGTGTACAGCAAGCTATTCTCTATGCTGTCAATGCTGATATTCTG GGTATCAACGTGCACACAGAGGACTTGATGCGTGACCCCAGCCAGATTACTGCGGCCATGGAACACAACCTGATCGTGTTTTGCTGGGGCGACCACAACAACGACCAGGAAAATATCAAGTTTCTCAAGAAGGTCGGACTCCACGGCATCATTTACGACAA aATTGACGTCTACAACAcaaaggacaagaaagaaagtaTATTCCTGTGTGAAGAGCGAGCAGCAGCCGATGAGTTGGTCcgcggggaagaggagaagaagaaggaggaggaagaggaggtggctgctgctgctgctgctgctgctaacctGGCCCCCTCTGCTGCCCGGGTGATGCAAGGGGGGGGCGGGGAGAGGTCAGCCTATACCGGTGTGTGCCCTTTGCCTACGTCATTCACTGGTATATTgtcaaattag